One window from the genome of Oryza glaberrima chromosome 3, OglaRS2, whole genome shotgun sequence encodes:
- the LOC127766221 gene encoding CBBY-like protein, translating into MAPAAASSSALLPAGTFSTARPVAGRPAGQRLPTRVAAASRTTTARSPAACLSVGGRRRGAEAVRASAGGAPAASLPAALLFDCDGVLVDTEKDGHRISFNETFAERELGVSWDVELYGELLKIGGGKERMTAYFSKMGWPAKAPKTDDERKEFIASLHKRKTELFMALIEKKLLPLRPGVQRLIDEALGKGVKVAVCSTSNEKAVSAIVSCLLGPDRAEKITIFAGDVVPRKKPDPAIYLLAATTLGVDPSSCVVVEDSTIGLAAAKAAGMKCIVTKSGYTAEEDFATADAVFDCIGDPPEVRFDLEFCANLLQKQFVS; encoded by the exons atggcccccgccgccgcatcaTCGTCCGCGCTGCTCCCCGCGGGGACCTTCTCCACCGCCCGCCCCGTCGCGGGCCGGCCCGCCGGCCAGCGCCTTCCCACGAGGGTAGCCGCCGCGagcaggacgacgacggcgcgttcTCCTGCCGCCTGCCTCTCCGTCGGGGGCAGGAGGCGGGGAGCGGAGGCCGTCCGCGCGTCCGCGGGGGGAGCGCCGGCCGCGTCCCTCCCGGCGGCGCTGCTGTTCGACTGCGACGGCGTGCTGGTGGACACGGAGAAGGACGGCCACCGCATTTCCTTCAACGAGACGTTTGCCGAG AGGGAATTAGGTGTTAGCTGGGATGTTGAGCTATATGGAGAATTGCTCAAGATAGGTGGCGGAAAGGAAAG GATGACAGCGTATTTCAGCAAAATGGGGTGGCCAGCTAAAGCACCAAAGACTGACGACGAAAGAAAGGAGTTTATTGCTTCGCTGCACAAGAGGAAAACAGAATTATTCATGGCTCTGATTGAGAAGAAGTTGCTTCCCCTCCGTCCAGGTGTTCAAAG GTTAATAGATGAAGCCCTAGGAAAAGGAGTGAAAGTTGCAGTATGCAGTACTTCAAATGAGAAAGCT GTTTCGGCAATAGTTTCATGTTTACTGGGCCCTGATCGTGCAGAAAAAATTACCATATTTGCTGGAGATGTGGTTCCTCGTAAAAAACCTGATCCA GCAATCTACTTACTTGCAGCAACCACACTTGGAGTCGATCCATCTAG TTGTGTTGTTGTTGAAGACAGTACTATAGGGCTTGCAGCAGCCAAAGCTGCTGGTATGAAGTGTATCGTAACAAAAAGCgg ATACACTGCAGAAGAGGACTTTGCAACAGCTGATGCTGTGTTCGATTGCATTGGTGACCCTCCAGAAGTACGCTTTGATTTGGAGTTCTGCGCCAACCTCCTCCAGAAACAATTTGTAAGCTGA
- the LOC127766881 gene encoding uncharacterized protein LOC127766881: protein MAAGYGEQPLPLVQEATARIFSGGADASRTTVRLAHFLLPRAGASHPPALPPLPPSDFGPVLDDGLEVEFKGWAPESPKLWRRWVAKLRPRHEPLWRKVGILDAVLATTCRVRRDEGALLQLAAFWCGETNTFVFPWGEATVTLEDVAVLGGLPLLGRPVRAPPQDALRSDVDALEAVRRALYLSKNKNSRPDRTAWARHFLERPPGKVEVGGGGGDEACGRLEHGAFLAMWLSLFVLPAAPFDVVRTEVLPLAARLARGRGVALAPAALASIYSDLSALKRYINLEKRYQAFVVWAPLQIVQLWLWKRFPELRPPETTGTNQPDGHGIPTESQWQNALKVLDPVYVHAVFMSPKKFEWRPYGSSSFALRPEMGSHRVHGQDIAESAELLSFILCLRACELVGMRCIEHYRPHRVARQLSFDQDIPGTLPRVNSNWVAAWETYKMEPKKFVFIVPKYKPAVTIDYVQWWKPYLLGCAAAVVKARKMKELPLLLSPRKRKIDVPPDVSPKRVGNGAKEKAVELSFEAPIGSVSTINELSCVSATKIVQGKSFQQGNKEPPDLVVAHDRENRSSLHSEVLQNLLVEDATNTGSNEALCAVTIADMHSTEVSFDVPVALVSIVDELPCVSASIEEQGKPCQQDKEEAHNLSVTHDRENRSSLHSEVLQNLVVEDATNTGSNEALGAITVADMHSAEVSFDVPVDLVSIVDELPCVSATKEEQGNDCQQDKEEARDLSVTHDKENRSSVVYVHSTPVVAANTGNNKAFGPSPIVDVQSAPEDVVVISDDNNEDEVGGMHQKPPQLETAPSSLEGQNTESQIISASSNPQDSRVMKDVRVQSNCDHETDNVRSNIVLRKESFEVLAVDTVQPGFNLLDTPTGETQTCAVTGQIDKGYMVEKEILAGVEGIKNVNEDVSPSFQEINSPVEDCMVANRRMGSGNNYSSGLAHVNTQLINRVVCTRTLYYLRPFWLSKHGQNKDASDTTTDEGTFQPRREVGTPQMIEEAFAARQAQKVELQKVIDRLKEEIVALEVP from the exons ATGGCCGCCGGCTACGGCGagcagccgctgccgctggTACAGGAGGCCACCGCCCGAATCTTCTCCGGTGGCGCAGACGCGTCCCGCACCACCGTCCGATTGGCCcacttcctcctcccccgcgcgggCGCCTCCCACCCGCCCGCTCTCCCGCCCCTGCCTCCCAGCGATTTCGGCCCCGTCCTCGACGACGGCCTCGAGGTCGAGTTCAAGGGCTGGGCGCCGGAATCCCCCAAGCTCTGGAGGCGGTGGGTCGCCAAGCTCCGCCCGCGCCACGAGCCCCTGTGGCGTAAGGTTGGGAtcctcgacgccgtcctcgccaCCACGTGCCGGGTGCGCCGCGACGAGGGCGCGCTGCTCCAGCTCGCCGCCTTCTGGTGCGGCGAGACCAACACCTTCGTGTTCCCCTGGGGTGAGGCCACGGTGACGCTCGAGGACGTCGCGGTGCTCGGCGGCCTGCCGCTGCTGGGCAGGCccgtgcgcgcgccgccgcaggACGCGCTCCGCAGCGACGTGGACGCGCTCGAGGCCGTACGCCGCGCTCTCTACCtcagcaagaacaagaacagcAGGCCCGACCGTACCGCTTGGGCGAGACATTTCCTCGAGCGCCCTCCGGGGAAGGtcgaagtcggcggcggcggcggcgacgaagcgTGCGGGCGCCTCGAGCACGGCGCGTTCCTGGCCATGTGGCTGTCTCTCTTCGTGCTACCGGCGGCTCCGTTCGATGTGGTCCGGACGGAGGTGCTCCCACTCGCCGCCCGGCtggcgcgcggccgcggcgtggcGCTCGCTCCCGCTGCCCTGGCTAGCATATACAGTGATCTCTCCGCGCTCAAGCGCTACATCAATTTGGAGAAAAGATATCAGGCCTTCGTCGTGTGGGCACCCCTGCAAATCGTTCAGCTTTGGCTCTGGAAGCGGTTCCCTGAGCTTCGCCCTCCTGAGACCACGGGCACCAATCAACCTGACGGCCATGGCATACCCACGGAATCCCAGTGGCAAAATGCTCTCAAGGTGCTTGACCCCGTTTATGTCCACGCAGTGTTCATGTCACCCAAGAAGTTTGAATGGAGGCCCTATGGGAGTAGCAGCTTCGCGCTGCGGCCAGAGATGGGTAGCCATCGTGTTCACGGCCAAGATATAGCAGAAAGTGCAGAATTGTTATCCTTCATACTATGTTTACGTGCTTGTGAGCTTGTGGGCATGCGCTGCATTGAGCATTACCGTCCGCATCGTGTTGCAAGGCAGCTCAGCTTTGACCAGGATATTCCTGGAACTCTTCCCCGTGTTAACTCAAACTGGGTGGCTGCATGGGAAACATACAAAATGGAGCCTAAGAAATTTGTATTCATTGTTCCCAAGTACAAGCCCGCTGTTACAATTGATTATGTGCAATGGTGGAAGCCTTACTTGTTGGGatgtgctgctgctgttgttaaAGCTAGGAAGATGAAAGAACTTCCACTTTTACTTAgtccaagaaaaagaaagattgATGTGCCTCCTGATGTTAGTCCAAAAAGGGTAGGAAATGGTGCAAAGGAAAAGGCAGTGGAATTGTCGTTTGAGGCACCAATAGGCTCAGTAAGCACAATAAACGAATTATCTTGTGTATCAGCCACCAAAATAGTACAAGGCAAATCTTTTCAGCAAGGTAATAAGGAACCACCAGACCTTGTCGTTGCACATGACAGAGAGAATAGAAGCTCGCTACATAGTGAAGTACTGCAAAATCTCCTTGTTGAGGATGCCACAAACACTGGCAGCAATGAAGCCTTATGTGCAGTAACTATAGCTGATATGCACTCAACAGAAGTGTCGTTTGATGTTCCAGTTGCCTTAGTAAGCATTGTAGATGAATTACCTTGTGTGTCAGCCTCCATAGAAGAACAAGGCAAACCTTGCCAGCAAGATAAAGAGGAAGCACACAACCTTTCTGTCACACATGACAGGGAGAATAGAAGCTCGCTACATAGTGAAGTACTGCAAAATCTCGTTGTTGAGGATGCCACAAACACTGGCAGCAATGAAGCCTTAGGTGCCATAACTGTAGCTGATATGCACTCAGCAGAAGTGTCGTTTGATGTTCCAGTTGACTTGGTAAGTATTGTAGATGAATTACCTTGTGTGTCAGCCACCAAAGAAGAACAAGGCAATGATTGCCAGCAAGATAAAGAGGAAGCACGAGACCTTTCTGTCACACACGACAAAGAGAATAGAAGCTCAGTAGTTTATGTGCACTCAACACCTGTTGTGGCTGCAAACACTGGCAACAACAAAGCCTTTGGACCTTCACCCATAGTTGATGTGCAGTCAGCACCTGAAGACGTTGTGGTGATCAGCGATGACAATAATGAGGATGAGGTCGGTGGGATGCACCAAAAACCACCGCAGTTGGAAACAGCACCATCCTCCTTAGAAGGGCAAAATACAGAAAGTCAGATAATCAGTGCAAGCAGTAATCCTCAGGACAGCCGAGTGATGAAAGATGTTAGGGTCCAAAGCAATTGTGATCACGAAACTGATAATGTTCGAAGCAATATTGTTCTCAGAAAAGAATCATTTGAAGTACTTGCTGTTGATACTGTCCAGCCTGGTTTTAATCTCTTGGATACACCAACAGGGGAAACGCAGACATGCGCTGTTACAGGACAGATAGACAAGGGATACATGGTGGAAAAAGAAATTTTGGCTGGTGTGGAAGGTATCAAAAATGTAAATGAAGACGTGTCCCCATCATTTCAAGAAATAAACTCTCCTGTGGAAGATTGCATGGTGGCCAATAGAAGAATGGGCTCAG GAAACAACTATTCTAGTGGTTTGGCACATGTGAATACTCAATTGATCAACAGAGTAGTTTGTACTAGGACACTATACTATCTTAGACCATTTTGGTTGTCAAAACATGGTCAGAACAAAGATGCAAGTGACACCACTACCGATGAAGGAACTTTCCAACCAAGACGGGAAGTTGGGACGCCACAAATGATTGAAGAGGCATTTGCAGCTCGACAAGCCCAAAAAGTTGAGTTGCAAAAGGTAATTGATCGCCTGAAGGAAGAGATTGTGGCACTAGAGGTTCCATGA